A single Marinitoga aeolica DNA region contains:
- a CDS encoding type II toxin-antitoxin system RelE family toxin, whose protein sequence is MNMSYIVKLTKKAKKSMNKLDKATKDRINKALINLIDYYDGKNVSEPDVKILKGKYFGLLRLRVGNYRIIFKLEENELIILILEIVARGSAYKK, encoded by the coding sequence ATGAATATGAGTTACATCGTTAAATTAACTAAAAAAGCAAAGAAATCGATGAACAAACTTGATAAAGCAACAAAAGATAGAATAAATAAAGCACTAATTAATCTTATAGATTATTATGATGGGAAAAACGTTTCAGAACCTGATGTTAAAATATTAAAAGGAAAATATTTTGGATTATTAAGGTTAAGAGTTGGTAATTATAGAATTATTTTTAAACTAGAAGAAAATGAGTTGATAATATTAATATTGGAAATAGTAGCTCGTGGTAGTGCTTATAAAAAATAA